In the Populus trichocarpa isolate Nisqually-1 chromosome 1, P.trichocarpa_v4.1, whole genome shotgun sequence genome, one interval contains:
- the LOC18095651 gene encoding uncharacterized protein LOC18095651, producing the protein MAKNRNKKKEKNGAVSMDVAEPTVSDLPQAMDTSESGAQKSAPVTSVRKTKGRPMKRSKNVRKMKAIAKAISNNEITVEKGLKKDGKTTRTQSAKKLYE; encoded by the exons ATGGCgaaaaacagaaacaagaagaaggagaagaacgGTGCCGTTTCAATGGACGTCGCAGAGCCCACTGTTTCAGATCTTCCTCAAG CGATGGACACGTCAGAGTCTGGAGCTCAAAAATCAGCTCCTGTTACTTCTGTTAG AAAGACAAAGGGAAGACCAATGAAGAGATCAAAGAATGTTCGGAAGATGAAAGCAATAGCTAAAGCTATATCTAACAATGAGATAACTGTTGAGAAAGGTTTGAAGAAAGATGGTAAAACAACAAGAACTCAATCAGCAAAAAAGTTGTACGAGTGA